The Brassica napus cultivar Da-Ae chromosome C7, Da-Ae, whole genome shotgun sequence genome has a segment encoding these proteins:
- the LOC106411231 gene encoding leukocyte receptor cluster member 1 isoform X2 encodes MGGHGGLNILPQKRWNVYNFDNREKVRKDEEAAAKEAQIQREEARKRDAQSRLEVLRNVRGLAPLKRPSPEAEKGKDAAPAPAPAPASTSAKIVEPEEPKTGHINLFEGIKIFDPIELPKKDGDKPGEEEDHRRKKMRKEAAATARASAKDAAARAGDPDEEKYRLGYGVAGKGVKLPWYVENKRKYEDRVGCGGEEDDDDGGRRSESKKKSGKKSLKELREERLKRERVEKERERALFMKQSQRSGGFSRR; translated from the coding sequence ATGGGAGGCCACGGTGGTTTGAACATCCTCCCGCAGAAGCGGTGGAACGTCTACAACTTCGACAACAGAGAGAAAGTCCGCAAAGACGAGGAAGCCGCCGCCAAGGAAGCTCAGATTCAGCGCGAGGAAGCCAGGAAACGAGACGCCCAGTCTCGTCTCGAGGTTCTCCGCAACGTCCGCGGCTTAGCTCCTCTCAAACGACCTTCTCCCGAGGCGGAGAAAGGTAAAGACGCCGCTCCTGCTCCTGCTCCTGCTCCTGCTTCCACCTCCGCGAAGATTGTTGAACCGGAGGAGCCTAAGACTGGTCACATCAATCTCTTCGAAGGGATCAAGATCTTCGATCCCATCGAGCTGCCGAAGAAGGATGGTGATAAGCCTGGGGAGGAGGAAGATCacaggaggaagaagatgaggaaaGAAGCTGCTGCAACTGCGAGAGCCTCTGCGAAAGATGCTGCTGCGAGGGCGGGGGATCCAGATGAGGAGAAGTATAGATTGGGGTATGGTGTTGCTGGTAAAGGAGTGAAGCTTCCTTGGTACGTTGAGAACAAGCGTAAGTATGAAGATAGAGTTGGTTGTGGCGGtgaggaggatgatgatgatggtggacgTAGAAGTGAGTCTAAGAAGAAGAGTGGGAAGAAGAGCTTGAAGGAGCTGAGGGAAGAGCGGTTGAAGAGGGAGAGAGTTgagaaggaaagagagagagccCTTTTCATGAAACAGAGCCAGAGAAGCGGTGGCTTTTCACGTAGGTGA
- the LOC106411231 gene encoding leukocyte receptor cluster member 1 isoform X1: MGGHGGLNILPQKRWNVYNFDNREKVRKDEEAAAKEAQIQREEARKRDAQSRLEVLRNVRGLAPLKRPSPEAEKGKDAAPAPAPAPASTSAKIVEPEEPKTGHINLFEGIKIFDPIELPKKDGDKPGEEEDHRRKKMRKEAAATARASAKDAAARAGDPDEEKYRLGYGVAGKGVKLPWYVENKRKYEDRVGCGGEEDDDDGGRRSESKKKSGKKSLKELREERLKRERVEKERERALFMKQSQRSGGFSRRR; encoded by the exons ATGGGAGGCCACGGTGGTTTGAACATCCTCCCGCAGAAGCGGTGGAACGTCTACAACTTCGACAACAGAGAGAAAGTCCGCAAAGACGAGGAAGCCGCCGCCAAGGAAGCTCAGATTCAGCGCGAGGAAGCCAGGAAACGAGACGCCCAGTCTCGTCTCGAGGTTCTCCGCAACGTCCGCGGCTTAGCTCCTCTCAAACGACCTTCTCCCGAGGCGGAGAAAGGTAAAGACGCCGCTCCTGCTCCTGCTCCTGCTCCTGCTTCCACCTCCGCGAAGATTGTTGAACCGGAGGAGCCTAAGACTGGTCACATCAATCTCTTCGAAGGGATCAAGATCTTCGATCCCATCGAGCTGCCGAAGAAGGATGGTGATAAGCCTGGGGAGGAGGAAGATCacaggaggaagaagatgaggaaaGAAGCTGCTGCAACTGCGAGAGCCTCTGCGAAAGATGCTGCTGCGAGGGCGGGGGATCCAGATGAGGAGAAGTATAGATTGGGGTATGGTGTTGCTGGTAAAGGAGTGAAGCTTCCTTGGTACGTTGAGAACAAGCGTAAGTATGAAGATAGAGTTGGTTGTGGCGGtgaggaggatgatgatgatggtggacgTAGAAGTGAGTCTAAGAAGAAGAGTGGGAAGAAGAGCTTGAAGGAGCTGAGGGAAGAGCGGTTGAAGAGGGAGAGAGTTgagaaggaaagagagagagccCTTTTCATGAAACAGAGCCAGAGAAGCGGTGGCTTTTCACGTAG GCGGTGA
- the LOC125575253 gene encoding putative 57 kDa heat shock protein: protein MLIGAEGFYAINNPFQTNGPKWFSEIKWLDFDMYLRMDLPGVGSDPDVVDISVDDSKKGVTIKALAPCLNINDSFPRSYDTYIGLGCHCCEISSVDNPQVTDGVLRLILSTTPIKGDDGAPGPPQQDPESTGKILQPHPGLSEGPASAYEYKQLLDGSVYVRLDMPGVSDVDINVDFVNYRLIVVGDAPTVSHDSGGRS from the exons ATGTTGATTGGAGCAGAAGGATTTTACGCTATTAACAACCCATTTCAGACAAACGGGCCAAAATGGTTCAGCGAAATCAAATGGCTTGATTTTGACATGTACCTGAGGATGGACTTGCCGGGGGTCGGATCAGATCCAGATGTCGTTGATATTTCCGTTGACGACTCAAAGAAAGGTGTGACTATCAAAGCCTTGGCGCCATGTCTCAACATAAATGACTCCTTCCCCCGCAGCTACGATACCTACATCGGTCTCGGTTGCCATTGCTGCGAGATATCTAGCGTCGACAATCCTCAAGTAACCGACGGGGTTCTCAGGCTAATCCTCTCCACGACCCCAATCAAAGGCGACGACGGGGCTCCAGGCCCTCCCCAACAAG ACCCGGAGTCAACGGGAAAGATACTGCAGCCACACCCAGGCTTGAGCGAAGGACCGGCTAGTGCTTATGAGTACAAACAGCTCCTAGACGGCAGCGTATACGTTCGTTTAGACATGCCTGGCGTTTCCGACGTTGACATCAATGTGGACTTCGTGAATTATAGACTGATTGTGGTTGGTGATGCTCCTACCGTTAGCCACGACTCAGGTGGTCGGTCGTAA
- the LOC111207646 gene encoding glutathione S-transferase T3-like produces the protein MEEELRDMKAHKAYISQVDFVANAQQGIPQLCPCGSIMKRTVDEVDTYDYLPGKRFFICKDFENDGLHVFSTQSPQESTVKERRKWSVKEDLIVIGSWLNTSKDSTVSNEQKGAAFWKRIVSNYSSSPLLLGTVPREIGQCKQRWARINDLVCKFCGCYDMALREQRSGQNENDVMKAALDIFNSDQNMKFTLEHAWRELRHDVKWCSTYMEKDNDKRKAPEVHVPEPEDRPVGVKAAKAAGKRQKTRKDEEFSQVEGLMEMKKQISRQSLLERLLAKPEPLDEMESALKNKLLSELLS, from the exons ATGGAGGAAGAACTCCGAGATATGAAAGCACACAAAGCGTACATCAGCCAGGTTGATTTCGTTGCAAATGCGCAACAGGGCATTCCCCAACTGTGCCCCTGTGGATCAATCATGAAGAGGACCGTAGATGAAGTTGATACATATGACTACCTCCCCGGGAAAAGGTTCTTCATTTGCAAAGACTTCGAG AATGACGGTCTTCA TGTGTTTAGTACCCAATCTCCGCAAGAGTCTACTGTGAAAGAAAGGAGAAAGTGGTCTGTGAAGGAGGATTTAATCGTCATTGGGTCTTGGCTCAACACGAGCAAAGACTCAACTGTCAGTAACGAGCAGAAAGGTGCTGCTTTTTGGAAGAGAATTGTGAGTAACTACAGCTCCAGTCCTCTTCTGCTCGGGACAGTGCCTAGAGAAATAGGGCAATGCAAGCAAAGATGGGCTAGAATCAATGATTTGGTCTGTAAGTTCTGTGGCTGCTACGACATGGCACTGAGGGAGCAGAGAAGCGGGCAAAATGAAAACGACGTCATGAAGGCAGCCTTGGATATCTTCAACAGCGACCAGAACATGAAGTTCACCTTAGAACACGCGTGGAGGGAGCTTAGGCATGATGTTAAGTGGTGCTCCACTTATATGGAGAAGGACAATGATAAGCGGAAGGCTCCTGAAGTGCATGTGCCAGAGCCAGAAGATAGACCAGTTGGTGTCAAGGCTGCTAAGGCCGCGGGTAAGAGGCAAAAAACTAGAAAAGATGAGGAGTTCTCGCAGGTAGAAGGACTTATGGAGATGAAAAAGCAAATCTCAAGGCAAAGTTTGTTGGAGAGGTTGCTTGCAAAGCCGGAGCCCCTCGATGAGATGGAATCAGCTCTCAAAAATAAACTGTTGTCTGAATTGTTGTCATGA
- the LOC106410315 gene encoding putative 57 kDa heat shock protein, which yields MVVPLTVAPPSREGFYAVNNPFLVSGPKGFTEFKMLENEDMFIRIDFPGVPQDSIKVRIDPTKKAVSITADAPKEHKHDSSPRNYGSATGLVCKCCEISGLVSHMSDGVLRLHLSKTRASSQSPSCISFLGGPDREDRCSTGPHTFPHGTDPHDPELTGPLLEPHPCVNIGSDMAYEWKILSNGGLYVRVDMPGVPKDRFTVSVVNGRVSVTGDAPAVGLDSGGRFYSGEVAMLESQVSIPGRKIKTIAKNGVIRLIIPPL from the exons ATGGTGGTCCCTCTTACCGTTGCTCCTCCATCTAGAG AAGGGTTTTACGCGGTTAACAACCCGTTTCTCGTAAGCGGACCAAAAGGGTTCACAGAGTTCAAGATGCTTGAGAACGAGGACATGTTCATTCGGATTGACTTTCCCGGTGTTCCACAAGACAGCATAAAGGTTAGGATTGACCCGACGAAGAAGGCTGTGTCTATCACCGCCGACGCACCAAAAGAGCACAAACATGACTCTTCTCCTCGGAACTACGGCTCCGCTACAGGTCTCGTCTGTAAATGCTGCGAGATCTCCGGCTTGGTCTCACACATGTCGGACGGTGTTCTCAGGCTTCACCTCTCCAAGACCCGCGCCTCATCACAAAGCCCTTCATGCATCT CGTTTCTTGGTGGCCCAGACCGAGAAG ATCGTTGTAGCACGGGTCCTCACACGTTTCCTCACGGCACGGATCCACATG ACCCGGAGTTAACCGGTCCGTTACTGGAGCCACACCCATGCGTGAACATAGGTTCGGATATGGCCTATGAGTGGAAGATTCTCTCAAACGGCGGTCTATACGTGCGTGTAGACATGCCGGGTGTTCCCAAGGATAGGTTCACCGTCTCCGTCGTGAACGGGAGAGTATCGGTGACTGGTGATGCTCCTGCCGTTGGCCTTGACTCTGGTGGCCGGTTCTACTCTGGTGAGGTGGCTATGCTCGAAAGTCAGGTCAGTATTCCTGGCCGTAAGATCAAGACCATTGCCAAGAACGGTGTGATCCGTTTGATCATCCCTCCCCTCTGA
- the LOC106410314 gene encoding putative 57 kDa heat shock protein yields MPVMNIGPVPQSHDGFYARNNPYQVNGPKGFTEFKLMEENEDLYARFDFPGVTKESVRILVEPLKKAVFVFGDAPKEFRHDSSHRKYGAVTGLVCDCCEISNIQCFVGDGVVRLILSKKKINLHFPSSFGGATMPNVPFLACVINGYNPEVSDVVHGMCADSMVAVAGGHPLDPAFTGPVTLPHPSVLEGSTSAYESKHLPNGGLFLRIDMPGVPNDRFMMTVESDGGITVIGRAPPALHDSSGREYRGKVAVVPLAYDNRRIKVIAKHGVIRLIIPPF; encoded by the exons ATGCCGGTCATGAACATCGGTCCCGTCCCTCAATCTCATG ATGGGTTTTACGCAAGGAATAATCCGTATCAGGTGAACGGACCAAAAGGGTTTACTGAGTTCAAGCTCATGGAAGAGAATGAGGATCTGTACGCTAGGTTTGATTTCCCTGGTGTCACCAAAGAAagtgtgagaatccttgtggaGCCATTGAAGAAGGCTGTTTTTGTGTTCGGAGACGCACCGAAAGAGTTTAGACACGATTCTTCTCACCGCAAATACGGAGCCGTAACGGGACTTGTCTGCGATTGTTGTGAGATCAGTAACATTCAGTGTTTTGTTGGAGATGGTGTCGTCAGGCTCATTCTCTCCAAGAAGAAGATCAATCTTCATTTCCCTTCCTCAT TTGGAGGTGCCACAATGCCTAATGTTCCTTTCCTTG CTTGCGTAATTAATGGGTATAACCCAGAAG TATCTGACGTTGTTCATGGGATGTGTGCTGATTCTATGGTTGCAGTCGCAGGTGGCCATCCTCTTG ATCCGGCGTTTACAGGTCCGGTCACACTACCACACCCTTCAGTGTTGGAGGGATCCACGAGTGCCTACGAATCAAAGCATCTCCCAAACGGCGGTCTCTTCCTGCGTATTGACATGCCCGGCGTCCCCAATGATCGTTTCATGATGACGGTTGAAAGTGACGGTGGCATCACTGTTATCGGAAGAGCTCCTCCGGCTTTGCACGACTCGAGCGGGCGTGAGTACAGAGGCAAGGTCGCCGTCGTTCCTCTAGCCTATGACAACCGTCGGATCAAAGTAATTGCTAAACATGGTGTCATCCGCCTTATTATCCCTCCTTTCTAG
- the LOC106410316 gene encoding putative 57 kDa heat shock protein has product MAAVPLPPIPQSPEGFLNPFLLNGPKGFDEFTPLAENDDTFVRLDLPGVPEECVRVGLSRSKKAVIVYGEAPKVHNHDSSSRKYLTIIKTICTCCDFVGFTFQMSDGVLRLVLSKTCTDPSSCISVLAFCYGEGLSGDNTDDHGKVYESNQLENGSLYVRLDMPGVPKDNFAVTVANGIVKVTGQAPSVSHDSAGRFYSGDVAMLSAPVNIPSRRIKTIAKNGVIRLLIPPL; this is encoded by the exons ATGGCCGCCGTTCCTCTACCTCCCATCCCTCAATCTCCCG AAGGATTCTTGAACCCGTTTCTGTTGAACGGGCCAAAAGGGTTTGATGAGTTCACTCCGCTTGCTGAGAACGATGACACTTTCGTGAGGCTTGACCTTCCCGGCGTCCCAGAAGAGTGCGTGAGGGTTGGCCTTAGCCGTTCGAAGAAAGCTGTGATCGTCTACGGAGAAGCACCCAAGGTCCACAACCATGACTCCTCTTCCCGTAAATACCTCACCATCATCAAAACCATTTGCACTTGCTGCGACTTCGTCGGCTTCACCTTCCAAATGTCCGACGGTGTTCTCAGACTTGTCCTCTCCAAGACTTGCACCGATCCCTCCTCCTGCATCT CGGTTCTTGCTTTCTGTTACGGAGAAG GTCTCTCTGGCGATAACACGGATGACCATG GAAAGGTGTATGAGTCGAATCAGCTCGAAAACGGCAGTCTATACGTGCGTTTAGACATGCCTGGCGTTCCCAAAGACAACTTTGCTGTCACAGTCGCTAACGGGATAGTGAAGGTGACTGGTCAAGCTCCTTCCGTTAGCCACGACTCTGCTGGTCGGTTCTACTCTGGTGACGTGGCTATGCTCTCCGCTCCTGTCAACATTCCTAGCCGTCGGATCAAAACCATCGCCAAGAACGGTGTGATTCGCCTCCTCATCCCTCCCCTTTGA
- the LOC106410860 gene encoding probable glucomannan 4-beta-mannosyltransferase 1, with product MSLFLKPFLFLYDSTLSLLLLLFNGWSLEDSAAAHERLEADNNAAESEWMQIQYLWRKTRSLVLLPVFKGLVIMCLVLSIIVFFESFYMNIVILFGKLLRRKPEKLYKWEAMQEDVEAGSENYPKVLVQIPMYNEKEVFQISIAAVCSLLWPASRLVIQVVDDSTDPVVREGVDIEIAKWQSQGINIRCERRDNRNGYKAGAMKEALTHNYVKQCDFVAVFDADFQPDPDYLARTIPFLVHNPDVALVQARWIFVNANKCLMTRMQEMSLNYHFKVEQESGFTRHAFFGFNGTAGVWRISAMDAAEGWKSRTTVEDMDLAVRVGLHGWKFVYLNDLTVRNELPSKFKAYRFQQHRWSCGPANLFRKMTMEIIYNKRVSIWKKFYVIYSFFFVRKVAVHFLTFFFYCIIVPTSVFFPEIHIPLWSTIYVPSMISIFHTMATPRSFYLVIIWILFENVMAMHRTKGTWIGLLEGGRVNEWVVTEKLGDALKNKLLSKVVQKKSYYERVNSKEVMVGIYILGCALYGVINGHTWLHFYLFLQATAFFVSGFGYIGT from the exons ATGTCTCTATTTCTGAAGCCCTTCCTCTTCCTATACGACTCCACTCTTAGCCTCCTCTTACTTCtt TTCAATGGATGGAGCCTTGAAGATTCAGCAGCTGCCCACGAGAGGCTTGAAGCAGACAACAATGCTGCAGAATCTGAATGGATGCAAATCCAATATTTGTGGAGAAAAACGAGAAGTCTTGTGCTTCTTCCCGTTTTCAAGGGTTTGGTGATTATGTGTTTGGTATTATCCATCATAGTGTTCTTCGAGAGTTTTTACATGAACATTGTGATACTCTTCGGTAAGTTATTAAGACGTAAACCGGAGAAACTGTACAAATGGGAGGCCATGCAAGAAGATGTCGAGGCTGGATCCGAAAACTACCCAAAGGTTCTTGTCCAAATACCAATGTACAATGAAAAAGAg GTCTTTCAAATATCTATAGCGGCAGTGTGCAGTTTATTATGGCCAGCGAGCCGTCTTGTAATTCAAGTTGTAGATGATTCCACCGATCCTGTCGTAAGG GAAGGTGTGGACATAGAGATTGCAAAATGGCAAAGCCAAGGCATAAACATAAGGTGTGAAAGAAGAGATAACAGGAATGGCTACAAAGCTGGAGCTATGAAAGAAGCTCTTACGCATAACTACGTCAAGCAATGCGACTTTGTGGCCGTCTTCGATGCTGATTTCCAACCCGATCCTGATTACCTCGCCCGCACCATCCCGTTTCTCGTCCACAACCCTGATGTTGCTCTCGTTCAAGCCCGGTGGATATTTG TGAACGCAAACAAATGCTTAATGACGAGGATGCAAGAGATGTCCCTCAACTACCATTTCAAGGTGGAACAAGAATCAGGGTTTACTAGACATGCTTTCTTCGGTTTTAATG GAACCGCGGGTGTATGGAGAATATCGGCAATGGACGCTGCGGAAGGATGGAAATCAAGGACAACTGTAGAAGACATGGACTTGGCCGTTCGCGTTGGCCTTCATGGCTGGAAATTTGTCTACCTCAACGACCTCACG GTGAGGAACGAGCTTCCAAGCAAATTCAAGGCCTACAGATTCCAGCAGCATAGGTGGTCATGTGGTCCGGCGAATCTATTCAGAAAAATGACGATGGAGATCATTTACAACAAG AGAGTATCAATATGGAAGAAGTTCTATGTGATCTACAGTTTTTTCTTCGTAAGGAAAGTGGCAGTACACTTCTTGACATTCTTCTTCTACTGTATAATTGTACCAACAAGTGTCTTCTTCCCTGAAATCCACATTCCATTGTGGTCTACCATCTATGTTCCCTCTATGATCTCCATCTTCCACACCATGGCAACTCCAAG ATCCTTCTACCTCGTGATAATCTGGATCTTGTTCGAGAATGTAATGGCTATGCATCGAACCAAAGGAACTTGGATTGGCCTACTTGAAGGAGGACGAGTGAACGAATGGGTTGTGACTGAGAAATTAGGAGATGCTTTGAAGAATAAGTTACTATCTAAGGTCgtccaaaaaaaatcttattatgaAAG agTGAATTCAAAGGAAGTGATGGTGGGCATATACATACTAGGATGTGCATTATATGGTGTGATCAATGGCCACACATGGTTACACTTCTATCTTTTTCTTCAGGCCACTGCCTTTTTCGTTTCTGGTTTTGGTTATATCGGAACCTAA